One window of Equus asinus isolate D_3611 breed Donkey chromosome 7, EquAss-T2T_v2, whole genome shotgun sequence genomic DNA carries:
- the PPM1A gene encoding protein phosphatase 1A isoform X3, with product MGPALFHHFLKKKFDLEDQDIMGAFLDKPKMEKHNAQGQGNGLRYGLSSMQGWRVEMEDAHTAVIGLPSGLETWSFFAVYDGHAGSQVAKYCCEHLLDHITNNQDFKGSAGAPSVENVKNGIRTGFLEIDEHMRVMSEKKHGADRSGSTAVGVLISPQHTYFINCGDSRGLLCRNRKVHFFTQDHKPSNPLEKERIQNAGGSVMIQRVNGSLAVSRALGDFDYKCVHGKGPTEQLVSPEPEVHDIERSEEDDQFIILACDGIWDVMGNEELCDFVRSRLEVTDDLEKVCNEVVDTCLYKGSRDNMSVILICFPNAPKVSPEAVKKEAELDKYLESRVEEIIKKQGEGVPDLVHVMRTLASENIPSLPPGGELASKRNVIEAVYNRLNPYKNDDTDSASTDDMW from the exons atggggccagccctattcCATcacttcttgaaaaaaaaatttg aCCTAGAGGATCAAGACATAATGGGAGCATTTTTAGACAAGCCAAAGATGGAAAAACATAATGCCCAGGGGCAGGGTAATGGGTTGCGATATGGGCTAAGCAGCATGCAAGGCTGGCGAGTTGAGATGGAGGATGCACATACGGCCGTGATCGGTTTGCCAAGTGGACTTGAAACATGGTCTTTCTTTGCTGTGTATGATGGGCATGCTGGTTCTCAGGTTGCCAAATACTGCTGTGAGCATTTGTTAGATCACATCACCAATAACCAGGATTTTAAAGGGTCTGCAGGAGCACCTTCTGTGGAAAATGTAAAGAATGGAATCAGAACAGGTTTTCTGGAGATTGATGAACATATGAGAGTTATGTCAGAGAAGAAACATGGTGCAGATAGAAGTGGGTCAACAGCTGTGGGTGTGTTAATTTCTCCTCAACATACTTATTTCATTAACTGTGGAGACTCGAGAGGTTTACTTTGTAGGAACAGGAAAGTTCACTTCTTCACACAAGATCACAAACCAAGTAATCCGCTGGAAAAAGAACGAATTCAGAATGCAGGTGGTTCTGTAATGATTCAGCGTGTGAATGGCTCTCTGGCTGTATCAAGGGCCCTTGGGGACTTTGATTACAAGTGTGTCCATGGAAAAGGTCCTACAGAGCAGCTTGTCTCACCAGAGCCTGAAGTCCATGATATTGAAAGATCTGAAGAAGATGACCAGTTTATTATCCTTgcatgtgatggtatttgggaTGTTATGGGAAATGAAGAGCTCTGTGATTTTGTAAGATCCAGACTTGAAGTCACTGATGACCTTGAGAAAGTTTGCAATGAAGTAGTCGACACCTGTTTGTATAAG GGAAGTCGAGACAACATGAGTGTGATATTGATCTGTTTTCCAAATGCACCCAAAGTATCACCAGAAGCagtgaagaaggaggcagagctggACAAGTACCTGGAAAGCAGAGTAGAAG AAATCATAAAGAAGCAGGGGGAAGGCGTCCCTGACTTAGTCCATGTGATGCGCACATTAGCGAGTGAGAACATCCCCAGCCTCCCACCAGGGGGTGAATTGGCAAGCAA gcGGAATGTAATTGAAGCCGTTTACAATAGACTGAATCCTTACAAAAATGATGACACT GACTCTGCATCAACTGATGATATGTGGTAA
- the PPM1A gene encoding protein phosphatase 1A isoform X1, producing the protein MQIHSRFSSLICIAKTISVFIKQRSSSYQHLPSFRCLFRTDHLLYLEDQDIMGAFLDKPKMEKHNAQGQGNGLRYGLSSMQGWRVEMEDAHTAVIGLPSGLETWSFFAVYDGHAGSQVAKYCCEHLLDHITNNQDFKGSAGAPSVENVKNGIRTGFLEIDEHMRVMSEKKHGADRSGSTAVGVLISPQHTYFINCGDSRGLLCRNRKVHFFTQDHKPSNPLEKERIQNAGGSVMIQRVNGSLAVSRALGDFDYKCVHGKGPTEQLVSPEPEVHDIERSEEDDQFIILACDGIWDVMGNEELCDFVRSRLEVTDDLEKVCNEVVDTCLYKGSRDNMSVILICFPNAPKVSPEAVKKEAELDKYLESRVEEIIKKQGEGVPDLVHVMRTLASENIPSLPPGGELASKRNVIEAVYNRLNPYKNDDTDSASTDDMW; encoded by the exons atgcagaTACACTCTAGATTTTCCTCCCTAATTTGTATAGCCAAAACTATTTCAGTGTTCATCAAACAAAGGTCTTCCAGTTATCAGCATCTCCCCTCCTTCAGATGCCTGTTTCGCACTGATCACTTGTTAT aCCTAGAGGATCAAGACATAATGGGAGCATTTTTAGACAAGCCAAAGATGGAAAAACATAATGCCCAGGGGCAGGGTAATGGGTTGCGATATGGGCTAAGCAGCATGCAAGGCTGGCGAGTTGAGATGGAGGATGCACATACGGCCGTGATCGGTTTGCCAAGTGGACTTGAAACATGGTCTTTCTTTGCTGTGTATGATGGGCATGCTGGTTCTCAGGTTGCCAAATACTGCTGTGAGCATTTGTTAGATCACATCACCAATAACCAGGATTTTAAAGGGTCTGCAGGAGCACCTTCTGTGGAAAATGTAAAGAATGGAATCAGAACAGGTTTTCTGGAGATTGATGAACATATGAGAGTTATGTCAGAGAAGAAACATGGTGCAGATAGAAGTGGGTCAACAGCTGTGGGTGTGTTAATTTCTCCTCAACATACTTATTTCATTAACTGTGGAGACTCGAGAGGTTTACTTTGTAGGAACAGGAAAGTTCACTTCTTCACACAAGATCACAAACCAAGTAATCCGCTGGAAAAAGAACGAATTCAGAATGCAGGTGGTTCTGTAATGATTCAGCGTGTGAATGGCTCTCTGGCTGTATCAAGGGCCCTTGGGGACTTTGATTACAAGTGTGTCCATGGAAAAGGTCCTACAGAGCAGCTTGTCTCACCAGAGCCTGAAGTCCATGATATTGAAAGATCTGAAGAAGATGACCAGTTTATTATCCTTgcatgtgatggtatttgggaTGTTATGGGAAATGAAGAGCTCTGTGATTTTGTAAGATCCAGACTTGAAGTCACTGATGACCTTGAGAAAGTTTGCAATGAAGTAGTCGACACCTGTTTGTATAAG GGAAGTCGAGACAACATGAGTGTGATATTGATCTGTTTTCCAAATGCACCCAAAGTATCACCAGAAGCagtgaagaaggaggcagagctggACAAGTACCTGGAAAGCAGAGTAGAAG AAATCATAAAGAAGCAGGGGGAAGGCGTCCCTGACTTAGTCCATGTGATGCGCACATTAGCGAGTGAGAACATCCCCAGCCTCCCACCAGGGGGTGAATTGGCAAGCAA gcGGAATGTAATTGAAGCCGTTTACAATAGACTGAATCCTTACAAAAATGATGACACT GACTCTGCATCAACTGATGATATGTGGTAA
- the PPM1A gene encoding protein phosphatase 1A isoform X2 — translation MWNPLSYRPKTCQKLMHRVRVSCSGLWVGGGRGRVPPFGTRDLEDQDIMGAFLDKPKMEKHNAQGQGNGLRYGLSSMQGWRVEMEDAHTAVIGLPSGLETWSFFAVYDGHAGSQVAKYCCEHLLDHITNNQDFKGSAGAPSVENVKNGIRTGFLEIDEHMRVMSEKKHGADRSGSTAVGVLISPQHTYFINCGDSRGLLCRNRKVHFFTQDHKPSNPLEKERIQNAGGSVMIQRVNGSLAVSRALGDFDYKCVHGKGPTEQLVSPEPEVHDIERSEEDDQFIILACDGIWDVMGNEELCDFVRSRLEVTDDLEKVCNEVVDTCLYKGSRDNMSVILICFPNAPKVSPEAVKKEAELDKYLESRVEEIIKKQGEGVPDLVHVMRTLASENIPSLPPGGELASKRNVIEAVYNRLNPYKNDDTDSASTDDMW, via the exons aCCTAGAGGATCAAGACATAATGGGAGCATTTTTAGACAAGCCAAAGATGGAAAAACATAATGCCCAGGGGCAGGGTAATGGGTTGCGATATGGGCTAAGCAGCATGCAAGGCTGGCGAGTTGAGATGGAGGATGCACATACGGCCGTGATCGGTTTGCCAAGTGGACTTGAAACATGGTCTTTCTTTGCTGTGTATGATGGGCATGCTGGTTCTCAGGTTGCCAAATACTGCTGTGAGCATTTGTTAGATCACATCACCAATAACCAGGATTTTAAAGGGTCTGCAGGAGCACCTTCTGTGGAAAATGTAAAGAATGGAATCAGAACAGGTTTTCTGGAGATTGATGAACATATGAGAGTTATGTCAGAGAAGAAACATGGTGCAGATAGAAGTGGGTCAACAGCTGTGGGTGTGTTAATTTCTCCTCAACATACTTATTTCATTAACTGTGGAGACTCGAGAGGTTTACTTTGTAGGAACAGGAAAGTTCACTTCTTCACACAAGATCACAAACCAAGTAATCCGCTGGAAAAAGAACGAATTCAGAATGCAGGTGGTTCTGTAATGATTCAGCGTGTGAATGGCTCTCTGGCTGTATCAAGGGCCCTTGGGGACTTTGATTACAAGTGTGTCCATGGAAAAGGTCCTACAGAGCAGCTTGTCTCACCAGAGCCTGAAGTCCATGATATTGAAAGATCTGAAGAAGATGACCAGTTTATTATCCTTgcatgtgatggtatttgggaTGTTATGGGAAATGAAGAGCTCTGTGATTTTGTAAGATCCAGACTTGAAGTCACTGATGACCTTGAGAAAGTTTGCAATGAAGTAGTCGACACCTGTTTGTATAAG GGAAGTCGAGACAACATGAGTGTGATATTGATCTGTTTTCCAAATGCACCCAAAGTATCACCAGAAGCagtgaagaaggaggcagagctggACAAGTACCTGGAAAGCAGAGTAGAAG AAATCATAAAGAAGCAGGGGGAAGGCGTCCCTGACTTAGTCCATGTGATGCGCACATTAGCGAGTGAGAACATCCCCAGCCTCCCACCAGGGGGTGAATTGGCAAGCAA gcGGAATGTAATTGAAGCCGTTTACAATAGACTGAATCCTTACAAAAATGATGACACT GACTCTGCATCAACTGATGATATGTGGTAA
- the PPM1A gene encoding protein phosphatase 1A isoform X4 yields MGAFLDKPKMEKHNAQGQGNGLRYGLSSMQGWRVEMEDAHTAVIGLPSGLETWSFFAVYDGHAGSQVAKYCCEHLLDHITNNQDFKGSAGAPSVENVKNGIRTGFLEIDEHMRVMSEKKHGADRSGSTAVGVLISPQHTYFINCGDSRGLLCRNRKVHFFTQDHKPSNPLEKERIQNAGGSVMIQRVNGSLAVSRALGDFDYKCVHGKGPTEQLVSPEPEVHDIERSEEDDQFIILACDGIWDVMGNEELCDFVRSRLEVTDDLEKVCNEVVDTCLYKGSRDNMSVILICFPNAPKVSPEAVKKEAELDKYLESRVEEIIKKQGEGVPDLVHVMRTLASENIPSLPPGGELASKRNVIEAVYNRLNPYKNDDTDSASTDDMW; encoded by the exons ATGGGAGCATTTTTAGACAAGCCAAAGATGGAAAAACATAATGCCCAGGGGCAGGGTAATGGGTTGCGATATGGGCTAAGCAGCATGCAAGGCTGGCGAGTTGAGATGGAGGATGCACATACGGCCGTGATCGGTTTGCCAAGTGGACTTGAAACATGGTCTTTCTTTGCTGTGTATGATGGGCATGCTGGTTCTCAGGTTGCCAAATACTGCTGTGAGCATTTGTTAGATCACATCACCAATAACCAGGATTTTAAAGGGTCTGCAGGAGCACCTTCTGTGGAAAATGTAAAGAATGGAATCAGAACAGGTTTTCTGGAGATTGATGAACATATGAGAGTTATGTCAGAGAAGAAACATGGTGCAGATAGAAGTGGGTCAACAGCTGTGGGTGTGTTAATTTCTCCTCAACATACTTATTTCATTAACTGTGGAGACTCGAGAGGTTTACTTTGTAGGAACAGGAAAGTTCACTTCTTCACACAAGATCACAAACCAAGTAATCCGCTGGAAAAAGAACGAATTCAGAATGCAGGTGGTTCTGTAATGATTCAGCGTGTGAATGGCTCTCTGGCTGTATCAAGGGCCCTTGGGGACTTTGATTACAAGTGTGTCCATGGAAAAGGTCCTACAGAGCAGCTTGTCTCACCAGAGCCTGAAGTCCATGATATTGAAAGATCTGAAGAAGATGACCAGTTTATTATCCTTgcatgtgatggtatttgggaTGTTATGGGAAATGAAGAGCTCTGTGATTTTGTAAGATCCAGACTTGAAGTCACTGATGACCTTGAGAAAGTTTGCAATGAAGTAGTCGACACCTGTTTGTATAAG GGAAGTCGAGACAACATGAGTGTGATATTGATCTGTTTTCCAAATGCACCCAAAGTATCACCAGAAGCagtgaagaaggaggcagagctggACAAGTACCTGGAAAGCAGAGTAGAAG AAATCATAAAGAAGCAGGGGGAAGGCGTCCCTGACTTAGTCCATGTGATGCGCACATTAGCGAGTGAGAACATCCCCAGCCTCCCACCAGGGGGTGAATTGGCAAGCAA gcGGAATGTAATTGAAGCCGTTTACAATAGACTGAATCCTTACAAAAATGATGACACT GACTCTGCATCAACTGATGATATGTGGTAA